A genomic window from Thermococcus sp. includes:
- a CDS encoding ATP-binding protein, with amino-acid sequence MRPFVDRREELKALKERLTSNNFELIVIYGRRRVGKTRLALEAVKELPHVYYLAVEGDNLRHFRKTAERVFPEVRYSREDWEGTLHALKEKIIVIDEFPNLIKENPRVLSLFQRAIDLDLSSSSTKLVLLGSSVSMMTEKVLSYKSPLYGRRTGSMKLRPMGFFSLREFFPKASWEELVEVYGMTDGIPFYITQVKLPFWEWLEKELSSPVSFFRDEVDFLLRYEFSEVSTYKRILEAIALGKTTPKEIRDFTGLRHSDISPYLRNLIETELIVREVPVTGKRTSKKGRYYVADNFLAFWFRFISPNLSRIEEGTFSAEEIRESYNHYLGFVFEKVARQFLIELNKAGRLPFAFTKIGCWWHRGEEIDLVALNERERKALFVEVKWKELREREARGILKDLERKSELVGLESWEKGYGLVAKEIEDKARLREAGFLAWDLRDFDKMVRLTSTS; translated from the coding sequence ATGCGTCCATTCGTTGACAGGAGGGAGGAGCTCAAGGCCCTCAAGGAGCGTTTAACGAGTAACAATTTTGAGCTGATCGTCATTTATGGGCGCAGGAGGGTGGGGAAGACCCGCCTCGCCCTCGAAGCCGTTAAGGAGCTTCCCCACGTTTACTATCTGGCGGTTGAAGGCGACAATCTGCGGCACTTTCGAAAAACCGCCGAGCGCGTGTTTCCAGAGGTCAGATACTCAAGGGAGGACTGGGAGGGAACCTTACACGCCCTAAAAGAGAAGATTATAGTCATTGACGAGTTCCCGAACCTGATAAAGGAAAACCCCCGGGTTCTCTCGCTCTTCCAGAGGGCCATAGACCTCGACCTGTCTAGTTCCAGCACCAAGCTCGTTCTCCTCGGTTCCTCTGTGAGCATGATGACGGAAAAGGTGCTGAGTTACAAGAGCCCGCTCTACGGGAGGAGGACCGGTTCAATGAAGCTCAGACCAATGGGCTTCTTTTCCCTCAGGGAGTTTTTCCCGAAGGCAAGCTGGGAGGAGCTCGTTGAAGTTTACGGCATGACCGATGGGATACCCTTCTACATAACCCAAGTTAAGCTCCCCTTCTGGGAGTGGCTGGAAAAGGAGCTCTCCAGCCCTGTGAGCTTCTTCAGGGACGAGGTTGACTTCCTACTGAGGTACGAATTCAGCGAGGTAAGCACCTACAAGAGAATCCTTGAGGCCATAGCGCTAGGGAAGACGACCCCCAAGGAGATAAGGGACTTCACCGGTCTGAGGCATTCGGACATCAGTCCATACTTAAGGAACCTCATCGAGACCGAGCTGATAGTAAGGGAGGTGCCGGTCACAGGGAAGAGAACCTCCAAGAAAGGGCGCTACTACGTGGCCGACAACTTCTTAGCTTTCTGGTTCCGCTTCATCTCTCCAAACCTCTCGCGCATAGAGGAGGGCACCTTCAGCGCTGAGGAGATACGGGAATCCTACAACCACTACCTCGGCTTTGTTTTTGAGAAGGTGGCGAGGCAGTTTCTAATCGAGCTCAACAAAGCTGGGAGACTGCCATTTGCGTTTACAAAAATCGGCTGCTGGTGGCACAGGGGAGAGGAAATTGATTTGGTTGCTTTAAACGAGAGGGAACGGAAGGCTCTGTTTGTCGAGGTGAAGTGGAAAGAGCTAAGGGAGAGAGAAGCGAGGGGAATCTTGAAGGACTTGGAGAGGAAGAGCGAGCTTGTGGGACTGGAGAGCTGGGAAAAGGGCTACGGACTGGTGGCGAAGGAGATTGAAGATAAAGCGCGGTTAAGGGAGGCGGGCTTCTTGGC